In Centropristis striata isolate RG_2023a ecotype Rhode Island chromosome 1, C.striata_1.0, whole genome shotgun sequence, one DNA window encodes the following:
- the fbxo8 gene encoding F-box only protein 8, whose product MGQALWRLPPRQQQQLQEELADRLADRGGGRQEQWRDGGPQKRGPQPCYGPDIYHLLKTRIGGKEQHGFIDLEMLPPELGITILSYLNATDLCLAGCVWQDLGNDEYLWQGLCKSTWGHCSIYNRRLSAGFSYRRLYLQLDEGSLTFNANQQEGINYFMSKGILVDHPTELAKFIFYTRRLNWKMLRIYLDERRDVLDELVTLHNFSNQFLPNALRDFFRHIHAPEERGEYLETLITKFSHRFCTCNPGLVRDLGLSPDAVYVLCYSLILLSIDLTSPHVKNKMSKREFIRNTRRAAHNVSDDFVGHLYDNIYLIGHVAA is encoded by the exons ATGGGTCAAGCACTGTGGAGGCTGCCTCCcagacaacagcagcagcttcaggaAGAGCTTGCAGACCGACTGGCTGaccgaggaggaggaagacaagAGCAAT gGAGAGATGGAGGTCCTCAGAAAAGAGGTCCTCAGCCGTGTTATGGCCCCGACATCTACCATCTGCTGAAAACACGCATTGGAG GTAAGGAACAGCATGGTTTTATAGATTTGGAGATGTTGCCACCTGAATTAGGCATCACAATACTGTCGTACCTGAATGCTACTGATCTGTGCCTGGCTGGCTGTGTGTGGCAGGACCTGGGAAATGACGAATATCTATGGCAGGG GCTGTGTAAGTCCACATGGGGACACTGTTCCATCTACAACAGAAGACTATCTGCCGGTTTCTCATACAGAAGACTATATCTACAGCTAGATGAAGGCAGCTTGACATTCAACGCTAACCAACAGGAG gGTATCAATTATTTCATGTCTAAAGGTATATTAGTGGATCATCCCACAGAGCTGGCTAAGTTCATCTTCTACACTAGACGGCTCAACTGGAAGATGCTGAGGATTTACCTTGATGAGAG ACGGGATGTCCTGGATGAGTTGGTGACTCTCCATAACTTCAGTAACCAGTTCCTCCCCAACGCTCTGCGGGATTTCTTCAGGCACATCCATGCaccagaggagagaggagagtatCTGGAGACCCTCATCACCAAATTCAGCCACAGGTTTTGTACCTGTAACCCTGGCCTTGTCCGAGACCTGGGCCTCAGTCCTG ATGCTGTGTATGTGCTGTGCTACAGTCTGATCCTGCTGTCCATTGACCTGACCAGCCCCCACgtcaaaaacaaaatgtccaagaGGGAGTTTATCAGGAACACTCGTCGAGCAGCACATAATGTCTCGGATGACTTTGTAGGCCACCTCTATGATAACATATACCTGATTGGCCATGTGGCTGCGTAG